In the Vulpes vulpes isolate BD-2025 chromosome 12, VulVul3, whole genome shotgun sequence genome, GTTTATAAACCATCTGTGTGGTTTTCATGACTTGCTGATTTTATTTAGGTTTCTCTTTAATTGTATTGATTGGTACTAAAAGATGCACGAGGCTTTCAAGCCCTGATGTCAGTGAGAATGAGTTCCAGTATCAATAGTCTGAGGGCAAAGACACTTGtggtggaaaaaattaaaatagagtttGGTGGTTTTCTCCTGAGTCTGCTTGGGAGATGAATGTATAATGATTaggatacatttcttttttattaaaaaaaaaatgacttctagagcaatagatttatttaaatattctctacAAACTCAAAcatgtttctgtcttttttttaagattttattttttttatttatttttcttttttttaagattttatttattcatgagagacacagagagagagaggcagagacacaggcagagggagaagcaggctccatgcagggagcctgacataggactcgatcctgggactccaggatcaggccctgggccgaaggcagcgctaaaccgctgagccacgggggctgccctcagacatgtttctaaattaaaaagaaaacaccagcAACAAAACGCAAAAGATTGAaggaaacaactaaaataaacaaacaagcacacatatatatatgccatcAGGTGTTTTTCTTGCTGCCTCCGAGCTCCTCCTGTTCAGTATGACCCTTGAATATTTGAGAAGCATGATTATGAAGTTCAGGTTCCAGCATATATCCAGCATATATCCAGCAGTATCTTTCCCCGATATTGATCCACTTATAcccatgtattatttcttttttttctttcggTGAGGGAGATAAATACTCTGTGTAGCAGAACAGTGGGTTACTGTGTACAGCGGGTACTGTGGATTTTAGCCAGGTCTCTGAAGGACCAGGGTCACTGGCTCTCTTTGGGTTTCCTAGACTAGAGAAGAAGACAGGAACCAGGATGGGAAAATGGACATGCTGCATTTTAAACTGGAGCTTCCTCTGCAGTCCACGGAGCATGTTCTTGGTGTACAGCTCATCCTGACTTTCTCCTATCAATTGCACGTGAGTCTATTCCTTAGGGAAGCCCGTCCctgcctttttgtctttttttaaagattttatttatttatttgaaaggggggggggagcagagggagagggagaagcagactcctcatagAACAGGGAGCCCGAaacagggctcgatcctaggaccctggaatcatgacctaagccaaagacagatgcttaactcatggagccacccaggtgccccgtgtcTGTTAATAGAACTGAGCCCTCTTTCTGATTTCTAGGAAAATCCATGCTGCAGAAGACTCTTTTCTGAGATGTAGTTTGGAATTTAATTGAGGCAAATCATGGATTTCTCATTGGAGTCGTATCAATGTGTGTGAGCCTTCGACAGCTCAGAGGGTTCTGGGCAGAGGGCTTCCTGTATGGCTAGGCAGGTGTTTGAGGGGCTGGCAGGCTGCCGCCACAGACAGGGATGCCAAGAGCCCACAGGCTTCAGATCTACCTGAACTTGTCTCTCCTAATGATTTCAGAGGATGTCCACGTTCGTGATGCAGAGCATGGCGTTTCTCCAATCGTCCTTCGCTGTGCCAGGGTCCCAGTTATATGTGAATGGAGAGCTGAGGCTGCAGCAGAAGCAGCCTCTGAGCAGTGGAGGCCTTGATGTCCGATACAATGTAAGGAGGCTTCATATTGTCcatctctttttgtttctctatgTTACTGTTTTATCAAGTTCTTTGAAGAGGGAGACATGAATGTTAGAAATAGCATTTCTCTGTGGGTGGTACAGAAAAGGATTTCTGAGGAATTCTTGCCATGAATTCTTTCAAAATCTAGAGATAGATACACCTATATTTACATctaaaaagagggacgcctgggtggctcagtggttgagtggctgcctttggctcaggtcctgatgccagggtccttggattgagtcccacatcaggctccctgtgaggaacctgcttcttcctctgcctgtgtctctcatgaataaataaataaaattaaaatgtatttaaaagagagagagagaacaaaaatctGTCCGTAAGAACTAAAATATTCATTGtttgtgggtgtgtatgtgcacacacgtgcCATATTCCAAGTGGTCTTTTTAATTGGGGAAGTCATACTAACCACTGTTAGGGAGCGTATAATGTATGCCAGCCCTGAGTAAGGAGGTCACAAATTATCATCTCATTCAGCCATCACAGCTGCCCCACGAGATGCCTGCTCCTGTTGTTTCCCAGCTGTCCAGCCACTTGTCCTGTCATGGTCCCCCTTGCTCCTTTCTAGCCAAACCGGCCCTTTTGCTGTTGCTCAAACCCACAGAGcagctcctgcccttcccccccagcTTTCCCCATtgacctttccctctgccacGTAACTGCATAGCTTGCTCTAGGTAACTGCATAGCTTGCTCCATTCAGGTCCCTGTTCAAATGTCCCTGAGCACCACCCTTCCCTGACACTTCTATCTATTCCAGATACATGGATTTATAGTCCCTCTACCTGTAgtcaatataaatttaaataaaaaggaggggAGGCTATAACATATAAACTTGTTATTTGAAGGTTTATATATTAGATTATATCAATTGGAACGTGATATTAGAAGGCAGGAGATTGTTTCCTTCTTCCAAAGATCGTTTGCTAGTTCCATCTCTGCATTTAAAAGACGTAAATTACAGAGCATCCAATATGCTTTATCCTAGTTCCTAGTTCCATCTCTGCATTTAAAAGATGTAAATTACAGAGCATCCAATATGCTTATTATTTGCACTTGATCACGTTTACATCTCTACATTTAAAAGTGGTAAATTACAGAGCatccaaggaaaagaaaagaaaaaagaaaaaaaaagacaaaggagttgaaaatatggtctcttaaaaaaaaaacaaaggaattatTGCTCCTCTTGGAATAGAAAAGggtattttataagaaactgtaaGACTTGTTAAAGGTGGATATTGACCCCTTTTTCtatctctgtaaaatggaagactgaggagtgcctgggtggcacagtcggttgagcatccaactcttggttttggctcaggtcatgatctcagggtcatgataccaagtcctgtgttggactctgtgctcagctcagtgtctgcttgagtttctctctcctcaccctttgcctctcccacttgtgctctctctctctcacactctaaagtaaataaatctttaaaaaaaaaaaaaaaaaccagaagactGAATGTAGATAATTTAAATTGTTgcaaggtgggcagggggtaaAGGGTTGGTGGTCACCATCTCTCCATTTGTAAAAAAAGGATTACCTATGTAGGAGTAGGTCACCAGGTACAAGAGGGTGGTCCCTGAGATCAGCCTGGGTGGGTGGAAGGGTGGAAAGAGGAGTGGAGAAGTGGCTAGGGGCTTATCCCACATCCTCCTGCTGTTTCCCAGGTATCTGTAATCAACGGGACCAGTCCTTTTGCCTATGACTACGACCTCACCCACATTGTTGCTGCTTACCAGGAAAGGAATGGTGAGTCATAGGTACAGTTCATTCAGCCGCTGCTCAAGGACCTTCCAGATTAGTGAGAACATTGGAGCCCTTGTCATGATGAAAGTGTCAATACTGGTGAATACTCAGTGATGGGAGGGGAACAAGCTACCCAGATTTATCCTTTGCCTCCTGATCTAAAGACCCACAACCCTACCCCCACCACACTACTCTTAAGAGTCTAGCAGGTAAGTGCTGATTTATGTGccgtatttatttattaagtgccaCATTTATCTCACCACTGGCTtgatgtgtttccttttttatataattgAGTTGCTCCCCACCATACCTACAAAAGAAGCCAAAGACAAATTGTTATCCCTAGTTTTCAGATAGAATGAAGGAATGTGAGTGATTTACCCCATGTAAGCAGTGGAGGTAGAGCAGAAGGCCTAGGCTGGAAGGCAGAGTGTGTCCATCCCTTACAGAGGAAAGGCTCTCAGGCCAGCCCAGGTGTTTGACTCAGCATGTTTGGCTGGTTGGTGGTCTGAGGTTTTTCTCTGAAGGCATCTGAAGCATTACTTGGCAACAAGATATCATGAATACTTGATTCATGATATCATGAATaagtatgtgtacacacatacttATCAAGTTTGGAGACTGCAGTTCcagtatttcttcctgattttttcGTAATGCATTGATGGCATTATTCCAAGactaaaggaattttattttttttttatttttattttttttgactaaaggaattttaaaacaaaaccactcATCTACaacttttctttgtttatttcttccagTCTTTGTCCATAGCAGATTTTTTTATACAGCTCTTATCGtaatttagaaacattttaggatccaattttttttgaacttcataatataaatatttccccATGCTGCTACAAAGTTttaattggtattatttttagTGGTAGTATAGGATTCCTTTACTTAGCCATTCAGCAATTGTAGAAGAATATATAGACGGttccaagtttgtttgtttgttttaagatttatctatttgagagagagagagagtgtgggtggaggggcagagggagaggaacagaaatcctcaagcggactcccggctgagcacagagtccatgcagggtttgatcccacgaccctaagatcatgacctgagccgaaaccaagagttgatgcttgatgcttaattgactgagccacccaggcaccctcaccattctgtttttaacaaaaaaaattttaagtaggttctacacccagcatggagcccagtacacagggcctgaactcatgacactgagatcaagacctgagctgagattaagggtcagatgttcaactgactgagccacccaggggccttttaatataaatattttgacaaGTATTTTAACAAATTTGTGAGCAACTTTGCATATtcagttctctttccttttgaatCATTTCTTTGGAATAAGTTCTAACGTGTGGAATTTGCCTGAGAGGTCAAAAAGTACTTTTATAGCCCTgattattttattgagagagcaTTCATGGATTAACTTCTGCTTATATTACAGTAACCACCATCCTGATGGACCCCCACCCCATCTGGCTGGTGGGAAGAGCTGCTGAAGCTCCATTTGTCATTAATGCTGTCATCCGATACCCAGTAGAAGTAATTTCATATCCTTTCAGTTAAAGAGCCACAGTAGCTCAGTTTCCAAAAAGGAGGGTTCCTCCGTCATCCCCAAAAGCAACAGATGTGGGAAGCCTTTGATTGGAAACTGCTATGGTATTGTGGCCCCGCTCAAATGACTCCATCTGCCGTTCATACAGGGGGAATAATActcatttcctcctcttcatATTTCTCTCTGGGCAATTCTTCAGGTCAAAATCATCCATATTTATATCTTAATCCTCTTTTATCATCCCTTTTATCTTAAGggtatttgaaacatttttgccATTTCCCGTCTAAACTAAACCTTTGGTTTAACTTCCACTTAGAAAATATCACCTGGGACTCCTTAACTCTCTGTACATATCTACCAGGATTCTGGGAAATGATCAAGTTTGCCTGGATCCAGTATGTCAGTATCCTGCTTATCTTCCTCTGGGTGTTTGAAAGAATCAAAAGATTTGTGTTTCAAAATCAGGTGGTGACCACAATCCCTGTCGCAGTAATGCCCCAGGGAGAAACATATAAGGAGCACTTATCATAAGAAGACCACTTGTGAGAACTAAGCAGGACCCTGGCTACCTCCTTATTGTCTGAGAACTGCCATCTTAAGAAATTTTTGCAGAGAGCCCATGGACACGTGCCAGTGTGTATGCTTTTCCTATCAGAGACAAAGCACaatcctttctcatttttctctataCAAATTCCATATTTTCTAAGCACCTCACCCAGGACTAGTTTGTAGAAACATCTAAGGGTTCCTGAAAgctataatttgcttttttttttttttccttgccttaggCTTCAATTTCAGGAGACAACTACAGTCATTTTAGAACTCTTGGAAAGAATCCCATCTCTAGTCGAGCAAAGACTTTTCCTCTCTTGAACTGAGAAACATGCTATGCATTTCTTCCCACTATTGTAAACCCCTTTTTACTCTTTTCAGGTCTCTCTTGTGAGAGATGTGCAAATCAGTAAGTAGCACTTTCCACTACTGAGCATCAGAATTTCCCACTCAAAACTTTGGTTTCCAGCACCGAGAGGCCATGAAGGGGAGATTGGAAGCGCCCGAGAGCACATACACGAACACGTGTATGGGTGGGTGACTCCAGGACACTAGGACCATCCACCTGCCCTCCGGCTAACAGACAGTCGTCTATCATTATTAGCTCAGCTGAGGGGCCCTTTATCCCTGCCCTGCCATGACTGGCTTGTTGCCCTGCCTTTCGCCCTTTCTGTGCCCCTGGAACAGCAGGCTTCAGCCAGAGTGCTGTTTCGTTCACAATCCCCTCGGCAACAGTGGGGGAAGTAAGGATTGCAACCGCAGTTTCTTTCTCTGGCCCTCATCCAACAGCCTGGACAGTTGCCACTCCTCCTCCTTGACAGCCCTCCCCTTTCTTGAAAAGGACGTGGGTGACAGAGGAGCTGTTGTTGGTATTGGCTCCCACTGCCAACAACCACAGAGTTTATTTGGAGGGCTAGCGGGAAACCCAGCACTTGTATTTCCCTTGATGAAGGAACAGGGTGCCCATCAGAATGAGCAGCTTTGGGGCGGACACACAAGGTGCAGCAAGGGGATAAAGAGGATGCTCACCCAGGCAACTTAATCTGGCCTGGCCATTAGCAGAATGTCAAGTAGTCCAGCAGGTTCACCCTCTTGCCTAAGTGAGCGTCTGTAGGATGGGACGACTGAATGCGGCTCTGTTGCGCATGAAGACTAGTTCTCCATTCTTGCCTTGAGGAAACAAACCGTCCTCAAAGGATAAATGGATGTACTTTATGATCCTGAGATATCATTGACACCGAGACATGCCTGCTCTGATCCATGCTAACATACTCCTCGGTGAATGATGCAGTTTACCTTGGAGATTCAGTTGTCATTTCCAAAGCACCTTTTCTTTCAGGCTgaccaaaataaaagttttggaaACAGCTGTTTTGAAGTATTCAAGCACAAAAAAATAGCTTAACACTGGCCCCTCTGccttttcttgtaatatctaGGGCTGTTTATATacctaagcattttttttttcttaagatagaaatgaaaaaaagggtTTCTGGATTGAATCACAAAAAGGTAATGAGATATGGAAAAGAGCTAAAGACATGATGAACACTGCTTtgcattttgttaaattattttaatgcaaaatttGTATAAAGAACCATGATATTTTTTCTACCTTTCTAATTAAAATACTCAAAACGGAAGGTTTCTTGTGGCTTTTTCAAGAAGAGTttggaaagggggtggggagggcagaggttgCGCACACTTCTCCGCGTTACTCACCGGCAGCCATGTGTTGCCAGGTCTCTGCCCAAAGACCTTGGAACTTTTGTTAGCTCTTTGGCAACGTCCCCTGGTCTGGCCCCAAGTACATGTGAGTTTTTGGTGGAATCCACATAGCATGTGGAAAACACAGGCTGGAAAATTACAGCTGTGTCTGGTGAATATCGAATTATTTACAGATCAGATGTTGGTGGCTTCTGAACCCGAATGAAACAATGTACCTGCGAGAGGGAGAAAGGTGAGAAATCCACAGGATTTTACCAACAGAGCTGTAACTCAGAGCTAAGTCAGGGTTTGAAACAATTACTGAATACTTGTTGATTGGGATGGGGGGAGATCTCTGATTTTGCACAATGATTATCCAGTTTCTGTGTGACTCAAGTGAGGCTCCGGAGCCCCTGCTTCGGTCCCATCATCTAAAaatttggtcttctttttttctttctcctcctattcatgcttcttcttcttcttcttctttttttttaatgtttcatttattcttttaagagagtatgaggggagggaaaggaaggagagggctagagggaaagggagaagcagatgccccctagagcagggagccctgcaggGATCACCACTTGAGTGGAAGcagaatcacccaggtgccccctgagcatgttcatgcttttttaaagatgtcttgTTTCTTTCTGACCAGATAAATTCTAAATGCCTATTGGCAGCAAATGTAGTTACAGAAACCTGAAGAAAATAAGTTGTCCTTAGACGTCCCATTGGTATGCTGATACATGTCTTTCTATTGTACTGTTTCTAATTTTCTCACTGTAATAACAACACTTCTATGAACTTTGTGTATAAATCCTTGTTGCcgtttctttccttaaaatagattctggaggggtgcctgggcggctcagtagtttaagcatccaggtcttaatctcagggtcctaagttcaagccccatgatgggctcctgctgggtgtggagcctactatttaaaaaaaaaaaagagagagagagagagagataaatccTAGAAAGGAATTGCTAATTCAAAAAGCTTATGGCTGTTCTTAAGCATTTAAGTTCATGTTGCCAAACCGCATCCTGGAAAGAATGCACTAATTTATAGTCCCAGCAGCAGAGGCTTCTTTTAGATCCCACCACGAACTGCAAGAGGtcagaattctctttcttcagatgCCTGGACTCTTGCTATCTGGGTGGGGGAGGGCCTGCTTTACTTACTGAAACTCACCCTGTATTTATCCGGACCTGCTCATCAGGCTAGGACGGAGGGGGGCAGCCACCCCGGCCCGGCTCCT is a window encoding:
- the TMEM231 gene encoding transmembrane protein 231 — protein: MALYELFSHPVERGYRAGLCSKAALFLLLAAALTYIPPLLVAFRSHGFWLKRSSYEEQPTVRFQHQVLFVALLGPERGGFLAWSTFPAFNRLQGDHLRVPLVSTREEDRNQDGKMDMLHFKLELPLQSTEHVLGVQLILTFSYQLHRMSTFVMQSMAFLQSSFAVPGSQLYVNGELRLQQKQPLSSGGLDVRYNVSVINGTSPFAYDYDLTHIVAAYQERNVTTILMDPHPIWLVGRAAEAPFVINAVIRYPVEVISYLPGFWEMIKFAWIQYVSILLIFLWVFERIKRFVFQNQVVTTIPVAVMPQGETYKEHLS